In Legionella spiritensis, the following proteins share a genomic window:
- the upp gene encoding uracil phosphoribosyltransferase gives MNNNVVEVHHPLIRHKLTIMRKKETSSSKFRALMHEISILLAYEVTRDLEIEYEDIETPVAPMRSPVLKGKKPVFVSILRAGNGLLDGMLELMPSARVGHIGLYRDEKTLMVVEYYCKLPEHIQQRDIIVVDPMLATGHTAIAAVNRIKEVEPKSIKFLCLLAAPEGIRAFQDVHPDVTIYTANVDEKLNDKSYILPGLGDAGDRIYGTKLDN, from the coding sequence ATGAATAATAATGTTGTTGAAGTACATCATCCTCTCATCCGGCATAAATTGACCATTATGCGAAAGAAAGAAACCAGTTCAAGTAAATTCAGGGCGTTAATGCATGAAATCAGTATTTTGCTGGCGTACGAAGTGACAAGGGATTTGGAAATTGAATACGAAGATATTGAAACGCCCGTAGCGCCTATGCGTTCGCCGGTACTCAAAGGCAAGAAACCGGTTTTTGTCTCCATATTACGAGCGGGCAATGGTTTGCTGGATGGTATGCTGGAGCTTATGCCTTCGGCACGTGTAGGACATATAGGGTTATACCGGGATGAAAAAACGCTGATGGTGGTGGAGTATTATTGTAAATTGCCGGAGCACATTCAACAGCGCGATATTATTGTGGTCGATCCGATGCTGGCTACCGGCCATACGGCTATTGCCGCCGTTAACCGTATTAAAGAGGTTGAGCCGAAGTCTATCAAGTTTCTTTGTCTGCTGGCGGCTCCGGAGGGGATCCGGGCATTCCAGGACGTGCATCCCGATGTCACCATTTATACCGCGAACGTTGATGAAAAACTCAATGACAAGTCTTATATTCTGCCCGGCCTGGGAGACGCCGGTGATCGGATTTATGGAACAAAGCTGGATAATTAA
- a CDS encoding GTP cyclohydrolase II — MATFEKGSGSKKHIVLTSHPASYTTAPLNIKWAAKDPVARGPVIASLTNIKNRNAVGTHSGAYSVYRALAVAAGILDPEHKPDLTDTTPPVSIGPHWQWSEPDKIVSMDPWGHLVADVFAEEIAAGYDIRPTIAITQAHINMPELRTAMQKGRLKADGRILLENGDVVVTKAAIEPVWFLPGIADRFHVKEAELRRTLFEQTGGMFPELVTRSDLDVFLPPIGGLTAYLFGDVACIHDPEKELSCRIHDECNGSDVFGSDICTCRPYLAHGVELCIESAQRGGAGLIIYNRKEGRALGEVTKFLVYNARKRQRGGDTAAKYFERTECVAGVQDMRFQELMSDVLHWLGINKIHRFVSMSNMKYDAILKSGVEIVERVKIPDELIPKDAHVEMDAKRAAGYYSPDRIIDINELAIPKGRALDE, encoded by the coding sequence ATGGCGACATTTGAGAAAGGTTCTGGTTCAAAAAAACACATTGTATTGACGTCTCATCCGGCAAGTTATACTACGGCGCCATTAAATATTAAATGGGCAGCCAAAGATCCGGTGGCGCGTGGTCCGGTGATTGCGTCATTAACCAATATTAAAAACCGTAACGCCGTCGGCACACATTCAGGAGCCTATTCCGTGTATCGTGCGCTGGCCGTGGCGGCAGGTATTCTGGATCCGGAACATAAACCGGATCTGACGGATACCACACCGCCTGTTTCCATTGGGCCGCATTGGCAGTGGAGTGAGCCTGACAAAATTGTTTCGATGGATCCCTGGGGACATCTTGTCGCGGATGTTTTTGCCGAGGAGATTGCAGCAGGTTATGACATCCGGCCGACGATAGCGATTACCCAAGCCCATATTAACATGCCTGAATTGCGAACGGCGATGCAAAAGGGACGCCTTAAGGCCGACGGCAGGATATTGCTTGAAAACGGTGATGTGGTTGTCACAAAAGCCGCCATTGAACCGGTCTGGTTTTTACCCGGTATTGCGGATCGCTTTCATGTGAAAGAAGCGGAGTTGCGTCGAACGCTGTTCGAACAAACCGGCGGCATGTTTCCTGAATTGGTGACCCGTAGCGATCTGGACGTTTTTCTGCCGCCGATAGGTGGTTTAACCGCCTATCTATTTGGCGACGTGGCTTGCATTCATGATCCTGAAAAGGAATTGTCCTGTCGAATTCATGACGAATGCAATGGTTCTGATGTTTTCGGCTCGGATATTTGTACCTGTCGCCCTTACCTGGCACATGGTGTGGAGCTTTGTATTGAATCGGCGCAGCGTGGCGGAGCCGGCTTGATTATTTACAATCGCAAGGAAGGCCGTGCTCTCGGCGAGGTGACCAAATTTCTTGTGTACAATGCCAGAAAACGGCAGCGGGGAGGCGATACCGCGGCGAAGTATTTTGAAAGAACGGAGTGCGTCGCGGGCGTGCAGGATATGCGCTTCCAGGAATTGATGTCTGATGTTTTGCATTGGTTGGGTATCAATAAAATACATCGCTTTGTTTCAATGTCCAATATGAAATACGACGCCATTTTAAAATCGGGCGTAGAGATTGTGGAACGCGTCAAAATACCGGATGAACTGATTCCCAAAGATGCGCATGTTGAGATGGATGCGAAACGTGCCGCCGGTTATTATTCTCCCGATCGTATTATAGATATTAATGAACTGGCCATTCCCAAGGGACGGGCGCTTGATGAGTAA
- a CDS encoding URC4/urg3 family protein, producing the protein MSNYDNQVITRLRDLRTIREQAGRLLELGRAKQLNHFSLDESRLADTAQFVTEVMLENYPDLDIPYHSRWRHFEAGGHHRVQQLRTQLSGSADEDMGNIFFELAIISVLLDAGAGHQWKFFDQKTGRNFSRSEGLAIASFEWYMSGGFSCTPQQPYRVDYERLQSLRLVDLKEAFQVSKDNPLEGLEGRLQLLNQLGDVLVKSPQFFGIEARLGHFYQHITTQLVEQRIPAHALFTSVLLAFTDVWPKRLHYQGVPLGDVWTHSQLKSDRVGSEYIPFHKLSQWLTYSLIEPLEWSGVVVTHLDALTGLPEYRNGGLFIDMGVLQPRHEDILIEAQDPGSEVVVEWRALTVSLLDELAYRIRDQLQCDEQVLPLARILQGGSWDAGRKTAAKLRQGTPPITIISDGTIF; encoded by the coding sequence ATGAGTAATTATGACAATCAGGTAATCACGCGTTTACGGGATTTGCGCACGATTCGGGAACAGGCCGGACGTTTGCTGGAACTGGGGCGTGCCAAGCAACTCAATCATTTTTCCCTGGATGAATCACGATTGGCGGATACGGCACAGTTTGTGACAGAAGTAATGCTGGAAAATTACCCTGATCTGGATATTCCCTATCATTCGCGCTGGCGTCATTTTGAAGCGGGCGGCCACCACCGTGTTCAGCAGTTACGTACACAGCTTTCCGGATCTGCTGATGAGGACATGGGAAACATTTTTTTTGAACTGGCGATCATCAGCGTGTTGCTCGATGCGGGAGCAGGCCATCAATGGAAATTTTTTGATCAGAAAACCGGCCGGAATTTCAGTCGTTCGGAAGGACTGGCCATAGCCAGTTTTGAATGGTACATGAGTGGAGGATTCAGTTGTACGCCTCAACAACCTTATCGTGTCGATTATGAGCGACTACAGTCTTTGCGGCTGGTGGATTTAAAAGAGGCTTTTCAGGTTTCAAAAGACAACCCTTTGGAAGGGCTGGAAGGGCGATTACAGCTTTTGAACCAACTGGGGGATGTTTTAGTCAAATCGCCGCAATTTTTCGGTATAGAAGCGCGTTTAGGTCATTTTTATCAGCATATTACAACACAACTTGTTGAACAACGGATTCCCGCCCACGCTCTTTTTACATCGGTTTTGCTGGCATTTACCGACGTATGGCCGAAACGTCTGCACTATCAGGGCGTACCGTTGGGAGATGTCTGGACTCATTCTCAATTAAAGTCGGATAGGGTGGGTTCGGAATATATTCCCTTTCATAAATTGTCGCAATGGTTAACTTATTCCCTGATAGAGCCGCTGGAGTGGTCCGGTGTGGTTGTCACTCATCTTGATGCGTTGACGGGGTTGCCGGAATATCGTAACGGCGGGTTATTTATTGATATGGGGGTCTTGCAGCCCAGGCATGAAGATATCCTGATCGAGGCGCAGGATCCGGGATCGGAAGTGGTTGTGGAATGGCGGGCTTTAACCGTTTCCTTGCTGGATGAACTGGCTTATCGTATCAGAGATCAGTTACAGTGTGATGAACAGGTATTGCCACTGGCAAGGATACTTCAAGGGGGATCCTGGGATGCAGGCCGAAAAACGGCTGCAAAATTACGTCAGGGAACCCCGCCAATTACGATCATAAGCGATGGGACAATATTTTAG
- a CDS encoding heparan-alpha-glucosaminide N-acetyltransferase domain-containing protein, with protein sequence MNYSQQTLTHLTGIYDATNTTRLEALDLQRGFIMILMAFSHCREYTGINNYSNIQSTGSPVWKGQYWLDLWQQMFVSTVAAGGFFMMMGLGVFILFQARLKEGWSSTAIVHYLTLRGILLILLQLTLLHLFEWFAMGEIYFYAGVLLSLGLCMIAAGLCLQWIHRHNQQTWGYFLPLALTFAIPLLLQWWWTQNPTSSSLWRILLITGGASHQPFPMDINFTPIPWFPAVAFGLFLGKLWQASGEKVFKRFGQLALLLFITWFALRTLNLIGWCAFGDYKSPTAGETVHWASYFSMSKFPPSIDYFLWSFAINLIGLCLWQQSLRRWPQLVLYVSPLKTFGQSALFFFILHWFVYYGISLLITTRANTALTMAGFWMLGLAILYPLCKQYRIFKRTKSRHSIWRMF encoded by the coding sequence ATGAATTACTCACAGCAAACCTTAACCCATTTGACAGGGATTTATGATGCAACTAACACGACCCGCCTGGAGGCTCTGGATTTGCAACGTGGATTCATTATGATTTTGATGGCTTTCTCACATTGTCGCGAATATACAGGGATCAACAATTATTCCAATATTCAATCCACCGGCTCTCCTGTCTGGAAAGGGCAATATTGGCTGGATTTGTGGCAACAAATGTTCGTGTCAACGGTGGCCGCCGGTGGTTTTTTTATGATGATGGGGCTGGGTGTTTTTATCCTTTTTCAAGCTCGCCTGAAAGAAGGCTGGTCATCAACAGCCATCGTGCATTACCTGACACTTCGTGGGATATTGTTGATATTGCTGCAATTAACGCTACTACACCTGTTCGAATGGTTTGCCATGGGCGAAATTTATTTCTATGCAGGGGTACTGTTGAGTCTTGGTTTGTGTATGATAGCTGCCGGGCTTTGCTTGCAATGGATCCACAGACACAACCAGCAAACCTGGGGGTATTTTCTACCACTAGCTCTCACCTTTGCCATTCCTCTCCTGCTGCAATGGTGGTGGACTCAAAATCCAACCTCTTCCTCTCTCTGGCGAATTCTGCTGATCACCGGTGGAGCATCTCATCAACCGTTTCCCATGGACATTAATTTTACACCAATACCCTGGTTTCCAGCGGTGGCTTTTGGTCTTTTTTTGGGAAAACTCTGGCAGGCATCCGGCGAGAAGGTTTTTAAGCGTTTTGGTCAGTTGGCATTACTTTTATTCATAACCTGGTTTGCATTGCGTACTCTGAATTTAATCGGCTGGTGCGCTTTTGGTGATTACAAGTCACCGACAGCCGGTGAAACCGTCCATTGGGCGAGTTATTTTAGCATGAGCAAATTTCCACCCAGCATCGACTATTTTTTATGGTCGTTTGCCATCAATCTCATAGGACTTTGTCTATGGCAACAAAGTCTAAGACGTTGGCCCCAGTTAGTTTTGTACGTTTCTCCATTAAAAACTTTTGGCCAAAGTGCTTTATTCTTCTTTATCCTGCACTGGTTTGTTTATTACGGTATATCTCTGTTGATAACCACTCGCGCAAACACTGCATTAACAATGGCCGGATTCTGGATGTTAGGCCTTGCTATCCTTTATCCACTATGCAAGCAATATCGTATTTTCAAACGAACCAAAAGCAGGCACTCTATTTGGCGTATGTTTTAG